GCCCGGCGAGTACGCCATCGTCGAGATGCTCAACCCGAAAGAGATGAACCTGTTCGTCTGGGATTTCGGCGTCGACCCTGCCGCCCCGCGCAACGACGCCGCCTGGAAGCCCGTCCCCGCCGAGAAGAACGAGACCGGCACCAAAGAAAGCCCGGTGCTCGATAAGCGGAAATAGCTACGGCTTCGGTTCTTCGGGGAAACAGTTGTTTCCCGTGTGGTCGGCGAGGGGTTTGCCCTTGTGCTCTTGCACGTGGTGCTTGATCCACTCGCGCAATGGGTCCAGAACTTTGGGTGCGGCGATCTCGTACTTGATCCCGGCCTTCCCGCCGGGCTCCTCTGATTTCTTGCCGGGCGCGACGACGCCGAAGTAACGGTGGAACTCCAGATTTTGCGGGCCGTTCGCGCGTGGAATGTCGGCAGTGACGATCTCTCCTTCCCTCATCCAGACATTTGGAGTCGTCTCGGGGCTCGTCGCCTGCACCAGTCCGGGCGCTTCCAGCAAGCCGCGCAACTGCTCCATCGCGGAAGGCGGGACGTCCCCCTCATAGACCTTGGCGCTTGGTTCGTCGTCGGCTCGGTGTTGCGTGCGGTGCTCCATCCGGAAGTGACCATCCGGGAAGATGACCGCGCAATCTCGTTCGTGCGTGCGATAGAAGTAGTCACGCGAATAGCGGACCAGGAACGGGCGTCGCCACGGCCGTACCGGCGCCGGGGCTCTGTCTGGTGTCGCCGCGGCAGCGGTGGTCGCCAGGCGCGGTTCGACCGTCTTCGGTTGCGGCAGGCACTTCGTCGCCGTCTGGTTGGCGCTGGCCACCAGGTTTCTCTTTGCGATCTCGCTCACCCACCGAACGATCGGCTCCAGCGCCTGCTTGTGGGCTTTCACGGTTTTGGGCGTTCCGAAAGTCAGTTCCTGCCAGTGATCGCCGCGGTCGATCGCCAGTTGGACGGCTTCGGTGTACGAGATCACCATCTCCGTCACGATCTCGCGTTGCTCCAGCTTCGCGATCCTGGGATCGGACAGGAGCTTGATCACTTGCTGCAACTGTTCGGGAGCGATCGTTCCTTCGCGCGCCGCAAAGTTGAGGCCGTCCTGTTTTTCCCACCGGACAGCTCCGTCGCCCCGCAGGAGCAGACACACACTCTCTGTCTCGTAAACGCGCTGATACCGAAAGAAGGGCTCTGAGGAGGGCTGTTGGGCTAGACCAATGATCGGGATCAGCAGGAAGACGCAGTTAACGACGCGCTTCATCGCGCCCCGCTACCGCACCATCCCCTGCTGCGCCACCGCGATGTTGTCCCTGGTCGAGTTCTTCACCATGTACATCATCTCGTCGGCCTGCCGGATGATCTCGTGCGCGCTCTTCGCGTCCTCCGGATAGGTCGCCATGCCGATCGAGCAGCGCACGTTGATGTGCAGGTTCTCGTCGTTCAGGAAGGTCGCGCCCCGGAAGCCGTCGCGCAGCCGCTTCGCCACCACCAGCCCGGAATCTTTCCCGGTCTGCGGCAGCAGCACCACGAACTCGTCGCCGCCGTAGCGGAACGCGAAGTCGATCAGCCGCAGCTGGCTCTTGATCTTGAATCCGATCTCCGCCAGCAGCTTCGACCCCACCAGGTGCCCGTGCGTGTCGTTCACCTGCTTGAAGTGGTCCAGGTCGATGAAGATCACCGTGAACTGGTAGCCGAAGCGCGCCGAGCGGTAGACCTCCGCCTCCAGCGTCTTGTAAAGATGCCGCGCGTTGTACAGCCCCGTGACGTCGTCGGTGATCGTCAGTTCCTGGATGCGCTCCACCGCCCGCGCGTTATCGATCGCGATGGCCGCGTAGTCGCACAGCGCGTGCAGGAAGAACATCTCGTTGTCGGTGAAGTTGTTGACGTCGCAGTTGATCAGCTGGATCACGCCCAGCGTCCGGTGCTTCGACTTCAGCGGGATGCAGATGATCGACCGCGTCTGCCACTTCGTCATCTCGTCGATGCGCTTGGCAAAACGCGGGTCCGTGTACACGTCGGGCACGATCAGCGACTCCCCGTGCTTCGCCACCCACCCCGCGATCCCTTCGCCCACCTTAAGCCGCAGCGACTTCAGCGTGTCCGCCGCCGGGCCCACCGCGATCGCGAAGTACAGCTCGTCCTTCGGCTCGTCCACCATCAGCAGCGACCAGGTGTCCGGGCGGAAGTACTCCGAGATCTTCTCCATGATCGTCTGCAGCACCGAGTCGAGATTCAGCGACGACGTCAGCGCTTTCGCCACGTCGTGGAAGATCGTCAGTTCCTGGATCTCGCGTCTGCGGTCCGTGCCGGCGGCTTCAGTCATCCGAGGATTCCTGGGCATCGAGTCGAGCAGGGGGGACGCCAAGTGGCGCGTATTATATGCACGATTTCCCAAAGCAGCAACAAAACCACCGCCCCCGTGCGACTTAGGTAACAACCCCTAGACGCTTCGCGGATTCGCCCAAAGTCGTTGCTCGGGCTGCCTTTAGGCCTAGTTTTCTCTTTACTCCCGCGCGCGAACGAACCTATGATGAGCGCGCTCCAGCGGAAAATCCCTCAGCCGCAAACCACACTCAGGAAACGAGCGTCATGGGTTCCTTCGGCCAGCGATTGCAGCGCGAGCGGGAGATGCGCGGCATCACGCTGGAAGAGATCGCTACCTCCACCAAGATCGGCACGCGCAGCCTGCGCGCGCTCGAAGAAGAAGATTTCGACCAGCTCCCCGGCGGCATCTTCAACAAGGGCTTCGTCCGCGCCTACGCCAAGTACCTCGGCATCGACGAGGAGCAGGCCGTCGCCGACTACCTGCTCGCCGCCGGCGAAGGCGACCAGCCGCTCCCCAATCCGCCGACCGAAAAAGTCCCCGAATACTCCACCGTCCGCGAGAGCTCCCGCCATGGCCTCTGGGTCGCCGTCGCGCTCCTCCTCCTGCTTGGCGCCGGCGGCTACTACGGCTGGCGCTGGTACCAGCAGACCCGGCAGGTGGAAGCGCAGATCCCCGCCGCCGTGGTTGCGACGCCCGCGCCTCCGCCGCCCACCCCGGCGCCCGCGAGCGACCCGGCCGCTGCTCCCGCGGACGCCACGCCTTCCACCCCCGAGCTCACCGCCGGCGCGACGCCTGCCGCCGACGGCTTCTTGCTCGAGATCCGCGCCCGCAAGGACGCCTGGATCAAGTATTCCGCCGACGACAGTCCCGCGCGTGAAGTCAGGATGAAGCCCACCGATTCCGCCGTCGAGATCCACGCGCAGAAGCGCGTGAAGCTCACCCTCGGCAACGCGGGCGGCGTCGAGATCTCGCACAACGGCAAGACGCTCCCGCAACTCGGCCCCGAGAACAAGCCCCGCACCGTCGTCTTCACCCCGCAGGGCCTCGAGAGGTAGCTCCCCATGGCGCGCATGATCGAGCTCATCAAGCAGTCGGCCGTCCCGGCCAACGTGATGCGCTCCGCCGCCAAGGGCGCTCTCGCCCTCTCCGCCGCCGAGATGGTCGAGATCCTCGTCTACCTCACCACCAACCCCGTCTTCGCGCAGGACGCCAAGATGACCCTCGCCGCCTGGGACGAGAAGGCCTCCATCGCCCTCTGCTCCGACCCCAACACGCCCTGGGAGGTCCTCGAGTACTTCATCGCGCCCGAGAATCGCCGGCCCAAGCTCGTCCCCGCCCTGCTCGAGAACCCCTCGGTGCGCGAGTCGCGCCTCCTGGAGCTGGCGCAGACGCCCCTGCGCGAGATCGTCGACATGATGCTCAAGTCCGAGCGCGTGCGGAAGTCGCGCGACATCCTGCTCGCGCTCGCCACCAATCACCACCTCAGCGAACCCGAGCAGATCGTCCTCAAGTCGCTGCTCCACGACCTCGGCGACGACACCATGGTCATCCAGGCCTACAAGGACATCGAGGCCGGCGAGAAGACCCAGTACGAGATCGAGCACGCCGCCGAGATCGCCGCCGAGGAAGGCAAGAAGTTCGAGCTCGTCGGCGGCACCCTCGACGAAGGCGACGAGGTCGACCTCGCCGCCGAGATGGCCGCGGCGCAAGCTGCGCAGCCCGCCGCTCCCGCCGCCGCCGCTCCGGCTGCCGCTGCCGCCGCCCCCGCTCCCGCCGCCGAGGTCGACGAGAAGACCCTCAAGATGCGCGCCGCCGAAGCCGGCGCCCGCGAGCGCGTTTCCACCTTGCAGAAGATCGCGCGCATGACCGTCGGCGAGCGCGTCCAGCTCGCCATGAAGGGCACCAAGGACGAGCGCTACATCCTCATCCGCGACGGCTCCAAGGTCGTCTCCTGCGCCGTGCTCTCCTCGCCCAAGCTCTCCGACGCCGAGGTCGAGATGTTCGCCTCGATGAAGAACGTGCAGGAAGCCGTGCTGCGCGAGATCGCGCGCAACCGCAAGTTCATGAAGAACTACTCCGTGGCACGCGCCCTCATCAATAACCCGCGCTGCCCGCTCGACCTCGGGCTCCCCTTGATGAACCACCTGCTCGTCAACGACCTCAAGGCCGTCTCCATGAACAAGAACATCTCCGACACCCTCCGCAAGATGGCCCTCAAGAAGTTCAAGGAGAAATCCGCCCCCGCCGGCAAGAAGATGGAATAGTCCGGCATGGAGCGCCCGCCCTCGACCCGAGGGCGCGGTTCTATCCACGGAGTCGTGGCGCGCTCGCCCACGAGCGCGCACTCTTACTTCTTCTTCGGCCCCGCTCCCGGCGCCGGCCCCTTCTTCCACTGCAGCGTCTTCTCGTACGACTCCGGGTTCATCGCGAACTTCTCCAGCAGCGCCCGCACCTCCGGCGTCTTCCCGCTCAGGATGGTGTCGCCGTCGTACTCGAACGTCGCGGCCGGCGGCTGCAGGCTCGCCGCCTCGCGCGCCAGCGACCGCTTCAGCGGCGTCAAGCTCAGCGTCTGCCCCGCGACTTCCGTCTTCCACGCCACGTGCCCCGTGACCACGTGGATGGCGAACGCGATGTCCACCTTCGGCCCTTCCTTCATGCTGGTGTCGAGGAACCGCGCGCCGCCCGCCTCGAACAGGAAGCCCTCGTACTCGCTGCCCAGGTTCCGCTCGTCGCGGAACGTGATGCGGTAGCCCTTCTCCGGCTTGCCATCGCGCTCCGTCCGTCCCGGCTCGATCACCAGCACGCAGTACTTCTCTTTGACCTCGTCGTTCTCCGAGCAATTCTTCATGTGCCATGTGCCGAGCAGCGCCGGCTCATCCAGCGTCTTGCCGGGCTCGTAGAACGGCTGCATCGACGTCAGGAAACAGCCGGAGAGGGATAGGCAGAGCAGGGAAACAAGGGCGAGCGTGATCAGCTTGCGCACAGCGGCCTCCCGCCCGCGCTTGCGGGCATTCCAGCTGGGGACTGTACGGATACGCGCAGTATACGCCCGCCCGATGGCTCGATCCCGGTCAGGCAACTAGCCGCAGCCACTCCCGTTCTATACAATGACTGCCCACTTCCCGGTGCAGGCCGAACGATGACCCACAAGACCGCGCACAAGACCAGGACCGACGAGATCCACGACATCCTCAAAGGCGCGAAGACCATCGCCGTCGTCGGCCTCTCGTCCAGCCCGCTCCGCCCCAGCTATGGCGTCGCCGCCTACATGCAGCATCACGGCTACCGCATCATCCCCGTCAACCCGAACATCAAGGGCGCGCTCGGCGAGAAGGCCTACGCCACCCTCCGCGACGTGCCGGACAAGATCGACATCGTCGACGTCTTCCGCCGCTCCGACGCCGTCCCCGACCTCGTCGACGAAGCCATCCAGCTCAAGTTGCCGGTCATCTGGATGCAGGAAGACGTCGTCCACGAGCAGGCCGCGCAGAAGGCGCGCAAGGCGGGCATCAAGGTCGTCATGGACCG
This genomic stretch from Terriglobales bacterium harbors:
- a CDS encoding sensor domain-containing diguanylate cyclase, whose protein sequence is MTEAAGTDRRREIQELTIFHDVAKALTSSLNLDSVLQTIMEKISEYFRPDTWSLLMVDEPKDELYFAIAVGPAADTLKSLRLKVGEGIAGWVAKHGESLIVPDVYTDPRFAKRIDEMTKWQTRSIICIPLKSKHRTLGVIQLINCDVNNFTDNEMFFLHALCDYAAIAIDNARAVERIQELTITDDVTGLYNARHLYKTLEAEVYRSARFGYQFTVIFIDLDHFKQVNDTHGHLVGSKLLAEIGFKIKSQLRLIDFAFRYGGDEFVVLLPQTGKDSGLVVAKRLRDGFRGATFLNDENLHINVRCSIGMATYPEDAKSAHEIIRQADEMMYMVKNSTRDNIAVAQQGMVR
- a CDS encoding helix-turn-helix domain-containing protein, producing the protein MGSFGQRLQREREMRGITLEEIATSTKIGTRSLRALEEEDFDQLPGGIFNKGFVRAYAKYLGIDEEQAVADYLLAAGEGDQPLPNPPTEKVPEYSTVRESSRHGLWVAVALLLLLGAGGYYGWRWYQQTRQVEAQIPAAVVATPAPPPPTPAPASDPAAAPADATPSTPELTAGATPAADGFLLEIRARKDAWIKYSADDSPAREVRMKPTDSAVEIHAQKRVKLTLGNAGGVEISHNGKTLPQLGPENKPRTVVFTPQGLER
- a CDS encoding CoA-binding protein, which gives rise to MTHKTAHKTRTDEIHDILKGAKTIAVVGLSSSPLRPSYGVAAYMQHHGYRIIPVNPNIKGALGEKAYATLRDVPDKIDIVDVFRRSDAVPDLVDEAIQLKLPVIWMQEDVVHEQAAQKARKAGIKVVMDRCILKEHRARFV